Within Desulfobacterales bacterium, the genomic segment GTGGCGGGATGCAAAGCGGAAGCCGGAGCCGTTTCCGATTTGGTTCAACAGGAGCTGCAGCAGAAACTGAAAACAGGCCAGCGCCGGCTTTCCGACATCGCCAAAGAGATGGCGCTAAAATACAAAGTTTCGAAAAATGAAATTTACAAAGAAGCACTTAAACTAAAAGGGACGTAACCATGGACAAACTAGATGCTATTTTTTCGCCGGAATCGGTTGCCGTTGTCGGCGCCTCCACGACCCCCGGCAAAGTCGGCCACGATATTTTTGCCAATATTTTACGGGGTGGTTTTACCGGGACCCTATATCCCGTCAATCCCAACGCGCGTTCGATTTTAAGCGTGCGGGCCTACCCCAATATCAGGGAAATTCCCGATGCCGTTGACCTGGGGATCATCATTCTGCCGCCCAAGCTCGCGCTGGATGCGGTTGCAGAAAGCATTGAAAAGGGGGTGAAGGGGGTTGTGATTGTTTCAGCCGGCTTTCGCGAGGTCGGCGGCAAAGGCCGCGAGACCGAGGACCGCATTGTGGATTTATGCCGCGAGGCGGGGATTCGCCTGGTAGGGCCCAACTGCCTGGGGGTGATCAATCCGCTGCCGGCGGTGCGCCTGAATGCCAGTTTTTCGGCACGGATGCCGGCGGCCGGCAATATTTCATTTATATCCCAGAGCGGGGCTTTGTGCACGGCCGTCCTGGACTTTGCGGCGGACCGGGATTTCGGATTTTCGAAATTCATCTCCATCGGCAACAAGGCGGATGTGGACGAACTCGATCTCCTGCGCTATCTGCATGAAGACGTCGATACCGAAGTGATCATGATTTATCTGGAAGAACTGCGCCGCGGCCCTGAATTTATAGAGGCCGTAAAGGAGATAACTTCCGGCGACCGGCGCCCCACGCCGGTCCTGGTGATCAAATCCGGGCGCACCAGCGCGGGCGCCATGGCGGCAGCTTCCCACACCGGCGCCCTGGCCGGAACCGAGGCCGTGTATGACGCCATCTTTCAGCAGGCCGGCATCATCCGGGTCGATTCCATTGATGAGCTTTTCGATTTTGCAACAGCCTTTGCCTACCGCAACGAAAATGAACTGGGCAAGCTGCGGCGCAAAGTACCGGGGGGCAATCGGGTCGCCATCGTTACCAATGCCGGCGGTCCGGGAATTGTCGCCACGGACATGACGGTGTCGTCCGGGTTGGTGCTTGCCAAATTCAAGGAAGAGACCACCGAGTCCCTTGCCAGCCACCTGCCGTTTACCGCCAATGTGCACAATCCCGTGGATGTCATCGGCGACGCTGCCCAGGATCGCTATGAAAATGCTCTGGGTGCCGTCATTAAGGACGAAGGGGTTGACGGCGCGCTGGTGATCCTGACGCCCCAGTCCATGACCAATGTGCTGGGGACGGCCGAAGCCATTGTTCGGATCGCCCGGCGATCCCCCAAGCCGATTCTGTGCTGCTTTATGGGGATCATCGATGTTTCGGCCGGCGTGAAATACTTGCAGGAGCACGGCATTCCGGTTTTCCGCTTTCCGGAAAATGCCGCCAAGGCTTTTGGCGCCCTCTATCGCTATTCCAACTGGCTGAACCGGCAGCACCTGGCCCAGTTCAGTCTGAAAACGGACAAGGCCTGCGCGCAGCAAATCATTGCCGACAGCCTGTCGGCCGGCAAAACCCATCTGGGAGAGCTGGACGGGGCCGAACTGCTGGAATGCTACGGCTTTAATGTGCTGCCGGTGCGTCTGGCCACGGGCGAAGCAGAAGCCGTCGGTTTTGCCGAGGAGATGTCGTTTCCGGTGGTCATGAAAATTGTGTCCGACCAGATTTTGCACAAGACAGATGCCGGCGGTGTGGTGGTGGGGATAGAAAATCGTGAACGTGTCAAGAAGGCTTATCATCAGATTATGGAAGGGGCTAAAAAATATAACCCCAATGCCGTCATCAAAGGCGTCCTTGTTGAAAAAATGGCAACCCCGGGCGTTGAGGTCATTCTAGGGATGAACCACTATCCGATTTTCGGACCGCTTTTGATGTGCGGCCTGGGGGGTATTTTTGTTGAACTTTTTCAGGATGTGGTTTTTCGCCTGGCCCCGATTCAGCGCAATGAAGCCCGCCGGATGGTCCGCAGCATTCGCGGGTACAAACTGTTCCAGGGATTCAGAGGAAAGCCCAAAGCCGATATCGAGTCCATCGAAAAGGCGATGGTCCGATTGTCGGAAATGGTGATAAATCATCCGGAGATCAGCGAGATGGATATCAACCCCCTGCTGGTGCATCCCGAGGGCCAGGGGGCTACCGTGGCCGACTGCC encodes:
- a CDS encoding acetate--CoA ligase family protein is translated as MDKLDAIFSPESVAVVGASTTPGKVGHDIFANILRGGFTGTLYPVNPNARSILSVRAYPNIREIPDAVDLGIIILPPKLALDAVAESIEKGVKGVVIVSAGFREVGGKGRETEDRIVDLCREAGIRLVGPNCLGVINPLPAVRLNASFSARMPAAGNISFISQSGALCTAVLDFAADRDFGFSKFISIGNKADVDELDLLRYLHEDVDTEVIMIYLEELRRGPEFIEAVKEITSGDRRPTPVLVIKSGRTSAGAMAAASHTGALAGTEAVYDAIFQQAGIIRVDSIDELFDFATAFAYRNENELGKLRRKVPGGNRVAIVTNAGGPGIVATDMTVSSGLVLAKFKEETTESLASHLPFTANVHNPVDVIGDAAQDRYENALGAVIKDEGVDGALVILTPQSMTNVLGTAEAIVRIARRSPKPILCCFMGIIDVSAGVKYLQEHGIPVFRFPENAAKAFGALYRYSNWLNRQHLAQFSLKTDKACAQQIIADSLSAGKTHLGELDGAELLECYGFNVLPVRLATGEAEAVGFAEEMSFPVVMKIVSDQILHKTDAGGVVVGIENRERVKKAYHQIMEGAKKYNPNAVIKGVLVEKMATPGVEVILGMNHYPIFGPLLMCGLGGIFVELFQDVVFRLAPIQRNEARRMVRSIRGYKLFQGFRGKPKADIESIEKAMVRLSEMVINHPEISEMDINPLLVHPEGQGATVADCRIILKQPDGSEK